Genomic segment of Arachis stenosperma cultivar V10309 chromosome 4, arast.V10309.gnm1.PFL2, whole genome shotgun sequence:
AATCAAACTCATCCTTGAAAATTTCCATATCATTTCTACCCCCAATCAAACATGACTTAAGAAAATAAGGGAAAGGCAATTAATTCATCGCCCCCATCACTTATTAAGACATATTCATCATATCTTAGTCATTGACTCATTTCTTATTGAAAATAATACAATGTCATCACCATGCTCTCCTATATGACAGATTGACAGCTAGAAATGTTACAATAACAACAAAACCTTATCTCACTAGGTGGGTCGACTGCATGGATCAAACAACACTATGTAACATAGGCAGAGTTACAGCTAGAAATGCTACATTGAAAGTAAATTTGGTATACAATTTCAACTCGGGGCAAGATGTTATTTCCCTCTCATTGTAAATGGAAATTATGTCACCAATTTGCTAAATATGAAAGAACAAGACCATACATACCATGGCATCATTGATTGCAATAGCCACGCAGTAGTGCTCCTGAAAAATCAGTGATTTGGAAAGACAATTCAGATAGTAATACTGGAAAGAATAAAAAGGAACTCTTTTTAGTCTTTCCTATTAAGGACAAAGAATGTTTGTTTAATGTAAGTCATATGAACCACCAATGgttacttttttaaatttttttccttGTTAAAATTTCTTGCTTAAAATATGCATGAGAGAGAAATGTAACTAAAAAGGTCAGAAACTTTTGATTGCAAAACATGCCAGAAATAAAGAAATGAACTCACTTGCATCATGTACCATTCCTCAAATTCATCAAACAATTCGAGCCGCTCAATCCTAAACAATTATCACCAATCAGTGTCTTTTGGCATGAAAAAACATCTTGTCAACCATTAAACTATCACAGCAGACACTAAATAATTGGTAAATTTATAACAGAATCTTCCACTTCTAATTTGGAAGAAGAATACCTGCGTCTTTCTTGTGCATCAATAAAATCATTATAAATTCTCAACATGTCCCAGGCAACCGACCTCTGATACCAACAAAAGAAACAAATATCATAAGAGTGCTGATAAGTTAGTGATAGAATAACACATATtgatcaataataataataaaaataaaaacaacagAATTACAGATGATTTCATAATCAAAATGGAATGAGTGAATCATTAACAGAGGGGCATCAAACTGTAAAAGATGTAGAAGAGAAATCCAGGCTTCTACTCTATAATTTGCTGAAGGTTCTCTCAGAGCACACTATCTCACTCATGGCGTGCTTGACTAAGATGCTGAAGACAGTCTCTTgtgtttgttttgtttattttttttttaagaagaaAAGTATACTGAAGACAATTTAATCACCAAAAATATACAGACGTGGATTAATTAAGAAACTATAGCTTGAATGACAAAAGTTATATAAATCAACAACAATCTCCAAATGAGAATTTTTAATCCTATGTGAAAGAACTGTTGAAAAGTTGCAAACTTGTTCCTAGTTTAGTCTACTTCATTCTCAGGCTACTCATGCCTAGATAACTGCTTTATTAAAAGACTTTCCATATGGACATTACATCATATATCAGATAcactgaaaaagaaaaaaaaggcttCTTTTTCAAACGAAAATGGTATCATATACCTGCCATCCTTGGTCCAGAAATAACTTTTCTTTTGCATGTAAAGTTGGTGTAGCATGAATACCCAGGAGAGCACAACCTCGACTCTGACACACAAAAAGAGAAACAAATTATATTCTTGAGTCATAGCTTGTAGGCATCCCTCATCAATGACTATAGTATCTAGTATCTACGTATCTAACAATTCATCAgttttttattctgttatttttttgttttattattttttattgttatccTTTTTTAAGTATTTGTACCTCCAAGTTTCTCATCATTTGCTGGCCAAAAGCATCATCTGGGTGGATCTGTTGACAAAGTACCATATAATGAAAGACCTTACTTTTCATTCTCAAAAAAGAGTAGAATAAGAAACTATGAAGATGGTAACCTGCTCATAAAGAAAAAAGGCAGCTGTTGAAAATGTTTGGGATGCCCAACCAACAACTGCCTGAGTTGAATCGGGATCCAAGTAGATCAGAACACATTCTGCAATTATAAAAGTCGGCAGACTAATACCAACATTGAAAGGAATCAATATATCATTCCTTGATCATGAAATacatgaaaattaaataaaaaaataacagaaaaatatATTTGCAAGACAAAATTGATTTATTGGAGTAGAGAGAAGTTCAGGAAAAAAAATACAGGATAGAATATCATCAGTcactaaaattattttgattGTCTTACTCCTAATCTAAAAGCTGTCTTATCTATTATTTTCATCTCTTTTCTAGAAAGGGCCAATGCCTTCAAACAAATTGTCATTTATACAGAATAGTGAAAGAGAGATAGGTGACTCCTAATACATACCACGAATTTATACAAAACAGCGAAAGAGAGATACATGACTCCTAATACTTACCGCGGATCCATATCAGCTCGCGCTACAATATCACTTAATTGTTGCCTATCTCGCAAATCAGCAGGTATTAATTTGTAGTGATCACTGAGCACCTCTCCCTTCTCTAGCAAAGAATGAGTATGAAACGTTACAAGCATCAGTCTATAGCAACTTTTGAGGTTGacattgatttaaattttaaagtgaGGAAATCTTTGTCACTGATATTGAGTTTGGGACAAAGGAAAATGAGACTTTGATCTAAGAAAGAACAAAGGTGCTACATATGCAGAGCTCTAAATTTAAGGAAACAAGGTAAATTCAAAATCAATGTGACAGAAGAATTGATACAAGAATGGGGGTACTGGGTACATGCCTCCACTAGCAGGCATAACCAAGTTGCTCCACAGTTGAAAACTACTTAGTGGGAGTTACTAGACACATCAATGGCTCTGAGAAAGGTACATATTTTGCTGGCAGAAATATCAATATATCCCACAAGGGCCAATATGTCGAATTTTAATCATTATGTTTTACGACCCACTCTTCTTCAAACAATTAGCGAGCAGAAGTGGTTGTAAAACTAGAGGGGCAATCTCTTGAATTCAATTTCAGCATGCTGGCACAATGTGCCAACCCAGACATCTCGATAACATAAAACTATAAACATCACATAATTGACCTAAGATATAAAAGCACCATCTTCAGCGTTCGTACCTCTTGATATCACCGCTGCTTCTCCAACTTTGTTCCTCAATTGATTGGAAGTCTCAATAAGTGCTGTCTTTTTGCTAGTTACCTATATTACCCAAAAAGTATTAGTCACACTTTCTGCACTTGCAGCTGCATTAATAAACTTAAAGATTCAAAATCTATTTATAGTTCTTTATTTCCTTCATGATATATGtgtgtgtataaatatatggtAAAACCAAACAGTATTGATCAGAATTTGCCGACCAATCCAActcaaaagaagaagagcagcACCAGCAACTAAACTTTGAAAGGAATTCAAGTTTCTACCTCCTTAAAATCCACTTCCACATACAAATACGGTGCTTTCCCCTCATCCTGAAAGAAAATAGCTTTACATTGGAGTTAAGACTGTAAATTGGCAACCCATGATTCATAGGTGAGGTGAGTTGAATTAAGCAAAATGATACAAGTGCAAAATTTCACATTTTCTGTGCACATTTTAAGTCACCTCTCAATGAGGGGATAAAAGCTAAGAACCTAAGGCTCCAATTGAGCAacatatcaaattttttattgaatctTAACATGAAGGTTCTTAAAGATTACTATTAAGAATGAAGTAAGAAAATGTCCTTGTCTCGTGTTAAATACAAGGTTACAACAATAAAATTTTACAAAGATTGAAATGCAAAAAGCTTTGCATCTGACTCCAAAGTTATGTTCAACCTAGTTGGATCCAAAATGATAGCAAACATACAACTTTTTTTTCACAGAAGGCTGAAGCAGATTAACTTTCAAGTACAACTTCACAGTATTATAACAACTCACAAGTCACAAGGAAACCCAAGCACCTGCAACTGAAAATATGTTGTGTCAAATCCTGCTCCAAGTGACAATATCTGCTTCTTTATTGGTTCATTTTCATCCTTCTTCTCAACATCAAGAAACTGATAGAGAAGCTTCCGAAATGCAGCCCAACGAGCAAAGTAACCTTCAGAAACACAAAAGATAAAtacaataaagaaaatataataataagaaGGTGAAGGAAAGAACATCAAGTACCGAGCTCTTTAACAGTCAATTCTTTAGAGAAGATGAATCATCCTACCACGGTTAATAATTGGGGATCTCCTTACAGGCCTTCTAACAAATAAATGAATGTAATCATCTTTCATGTATCCCTTCTTCACACATGACCTTCAAACATTTCATAGAAAGCAAATATTCACCAATATTGACAATACAATTCGTTTTAACATGTGCTTAAGAACACATTAGCTTATTTGAAATAACAAGTTCCTATTGTACACCAAGACAAAAGCAATTGATAAAGGCAGAGAAACCATGGCACGGAATGTTAAAAATTCTACAGAGTAGTATTCAAAAGAggataattgaaaaaaaaatatatcaaagcATGAGCTTCAGCATCCTTCAATGTTGAGAACAACCATTTATATAAACAACTTTCATGCATCCAAATAAAATAGAAGCAATGATTGCATAGctatgaaaataaaaagggagCAGAGCTAGAAATTAAAGTGAGTGTTTGGTACAATTTGCTAGCGGAAGCGTCGTCG
This window contains:
- the LOC130972962 gene encoding leucine carboxyl methyltransferase 1 homolog; this encodes MANPVSDSHSNTVAVQATNDDASASKLSCVKKGYMKDDYIHLFVRRPVRRSPIINRGYFARWAAFRKLLYQFLDVEKKDENEPIKKQILSLGAGFDTTYFQLQDEGKAPYLYVEVDFKEVTSKKTALIETSNQLRNKVGEAAVISREKGEVLSDHYKLIPADLRDRQQLSDIVARADMDPRLPTFIIAECVLIYLDPDSTQAVVGWASQTFSTAAFFLYEQIHPDDAFGQQMMRNLESRGCALLGIHATPTLHAKEKLFLDQGWQRSVAWDMLRIYNDFIDAQERRRIERLELFDEFEEWYMMQEHYCVAIAINDAMGLFRDFGFINEESVPHSS